From one Streptomyces sp. NBC_01478 genomic stretch:
- a CDS encoding non-ribosomal peptide synthetase: MAEREATRSELMAGQLGIWHAQQLAPDDPRYNIGEYFEFRGPLDLTAFEEALRRTLCEVDAFHLRFGGCGADVWQVVGDRDDWTMHRVDVSAEAGPRAAAEEWMRADMGCPVDLQEGPLFTSALLTAGDDHYFCYQRCHHIAIDGFSGSIILARVAQVYDALTAGGDPDEGRLAPVSVLFEDEEAYRASADRAADEAYWRETLAQPPAPLDFGGRGTAGARSRATVRAAHPIGPAGTEALREAARGLRTSLSGLVIAASAVYVHRVTGAEDFLVGIPVLGRPGSRRLRIPGMTSNVLPVRCRVQAGMSLGEVVRKVTASVRRGLRHQRYRYEDMLRDLRLVERGTLADFRVNVMSFDHSTMSFGGCAVSGRNLSNGPVDDVSLAVYDRRGGDGMEIVVDAAADKYDAHDVGEHVDRFRRVLDWAVRSGADTTVGDAELLGDTERGRVLALGSRPAPTVSGAALPELFEAQVARAPGATALMHGAQALSYGELNARANRLARLLRSRGAGPDTRVAVVLERSAGLVVAILATLKVGAAYVPVDPGYPQERIASLLEDSMPLLAVTDTASAGAVRGGVPVVVSDDPGTAEWLAGLSGANLTPAVDARQPAYVIFTSGSTGRPKGVAVTHGSVVSLLAATRERFAFGPQDVWTLFHSFAFDFSVWELWGALLHGGRLVVVPFSVSRSPAQFLALLVRERITVLNQTPSAFYQLVRADEQAPRLSARLALRTVVLGGEALDHARLDGWYARHGAKSPSLVNMYGITETTVHASCQELPVESGSARASSVIGPPLPGLEAYVLDARLRPVPVGVAGDLHLAGAQLAHGYLGRPGLTAERFVACPFGEPGRRMYRTGDVVRWNREGRLEYLGRSDSQVKVRGFRIEPGEVEARLAAHPTVSEAAVVVREDSPGDRRLVGYTTSAGALDIAELRAWVAAALPTHMVPAAFVELAALPLTVNGKLDRAALPAPDYTAARDDARRKASTPDEELLCTTFAQVLGVDRVGVDDNFFELGGHSLLVVQLVEALRAQGIRLDVRAVFSSPTAAGLAPALGTPGSETEVPPNLVTPGTAAITPEMLPLVELTQGEIDRVLATVPEGAADVQDIYPLTSLQEGMLFHHALAQEGDPYVISGLLAVDSRERLDAFLDGLRKAVERHDVLRTAVVWRGLPLPVQVVRRRAELPVRWLEPGSAADLASAVDARRYRMDLEAAPLLRVSTMFDAEHGRWLVSLLLHHLVDDNTSLQFLLAEIGAHMAGTGGRLPDPVPYRTVVARSVLDAQEAEHDGFFRRMLDGVTGPTAPFGVLDVQGHGLGVDEARTWLDTELAARVRGTARAAGVSPATLFHVAWGRALARTTGQDDAVFGTVLFGRGGADAQRGIGAFINTLPVRVAAGARDAAACVQSTHRLLAELMRHEHASLARAQQCGAVDAGLPLFTTVLNYRHATSVVLEPGVTELVPGVTLLAGEERTNYPVFLSVDDSADGFLLVAQALPSIGTDWVRTALVEALHHVVSELESTPDSPTRDHALKTTAPALPPLPAPRVGRVTPPGSEAVLSKLFAEILDIPSVGADDDFFALGGHSLLALRLTGRVLAALDIELPVRALFENPTVAGLARRLNLASEQPPKDSPLPHTEPPRVGRRL; the protein is encoded by the coding sequence ATGGCGGAGCGCGAGGCGACCAGGTCGGAATTGATGGCCGGACAGCTGGGCATTTGGCACGCCCAACAACTCGCCCCCGACGACCCTCGCTACAACATCGGCGAGTACTTCGAGTTCCGGGGCCCCTTGGACCTCACCGCGTTCGAGGAGGCACTGCGGAGGACCCTGTGCGAGGTCGACGCGTTCCATCTGCGGTTCGGTGGATGCGGCGCGGACGTGTGGCAGGTCGTGGGGGACCGCGACGACTGGACAATGCACCGGGTGGACGTCAGCGCCGAGGCCGGCCCACGTGCAGCGGCGGAGGAGTGGATGCGGGCCGACATGGGCTGCCCCGTGGATCTCCAGGAGGGCCCGCTGTTCACCTCGGCGCTCCTCACCGCCGGCGACGACCACTATTTCTGCTATCAGCGGTGCCACCACATTGCCATCGACGGGTTCAGCGGCTCGATCATCCTGGCACGCGTCGCACAGGTCTACGACGCGTTGACGGCCGGCGGCGACCCGGACGAGGGGCGGTTGGCGCCGGTTTCAGTCCTGTTCGAGGACGAAGAAGCTTACCGCGCATCGGCGGACCGCGCCGCGGACGAGGCGTACTGGAGGGAGACGCTCGCGCAGCCGCCCGCGCCGCTCGATTTCGGGGGACGCGGCACCGCGGGTGCCCGGTCGCGGGCAACGGTGCGTGCGGCACACCCGATCGGTCCGGCCGGGACGGAGGCGCTGCGCGAGGCGGCCCGGGGACTGCGGACGAGCCTGTCGGGCCTGGTCATCGCCGCCTCGGCGGTGTACGTGCACCGCGTCACGGGGGCGGAGGACTTTCTTGTGGGCATCCCTGTGCTCGGTCGCCCGGGGTCCCGGCGGCTCCGGATACCCGGCATGACCTCGAACGTCCTTCCCGTTCGCTGCCGCGTGCAGGCCGGCATGTCGCTGGGCGAGGTGGTGCGGAAGGTCACGGCGTCGGTGCGGCGCGGGCTGCGGCACCAGCGGTACCGCTACGAGGACATGCTCCGCGACCTGAGGCTCGTCGAGCGGGGCACTCTCGCCGACTTCCGCGTGAACGTGATGTCGTTCGACCACTCGACGATGTCCTTCGGCGGGTGCGCGGTCAGCGGCCGGAACCTGTCGAACGGGCCGGTGGACGACGTGTCGCTCGCCGTGTACGACAGGCGAGGCGGTGACGGCATGGAAATCGTCGTCGACGCCGCCGCCGACAAGTACGACGCGCACGACGTCGGTGAGCACGTCGACAGGTTTCGGCGCGTGCTCGACTGGGCGGTCCGGTCCGGGGCCGACACGACGGTGGGCGATGCCGAACTGCTCGGCGACACCGAGCGTGGACGCGTCCTGGCCCTGGGCAGCCGTCCTGCGCCTACGGTGTCCGGAGCGGCGCTGCCGGAGCTGTTCGAGGCGCAGGTGGCACGCGCTCCGGGTGCGACGGCGCTGATGCACGGCGCCCAAGCGCTGTCGTACGGAGAGCTGAACGCGCGGGCCAACCGGCTCGCGCGCTTGCTGCGGTCCCGGGGTGCAGGGCCGGACACGCGCGTGGCCGTAGTGCTGGAGCGTTCCGCCGGGCTGGTGGTGGCGATCCTGGCGACGCTGAAGGTCGGCGCGGCCTACGTCCCGGTCGATCCCGGCTATCCGCAGGAGCGCATCGCCTCCTTACTGGAGGACTCCATGCCCCTGCTGGCGGTGACCGATACCGCGTCCGCCGGTGCGGTACGGGGCGGGGTGCCCGTCGTGGTGTCGGACGATCCGGGGACGGCTGAATGGCTGGCGGGGCTGAGCGGGGCGAACCTCACGCCGGCCGTGGACGCGCGACAGCCGGCCTACGTGATCTTCACGTCCGGTTCGACGGGGCGACCGAAGGGGGTCGCCGTGACGCACGGCAGCGTCGTGAGTCTGCTCGCGGCGACTCGTGAGCGCTTCGCGTTCGGCCCGCAGGACGTGTGGACGCTGTTCCACTCGTTCGCCTTCGACTTCTCCGTGTGGGAGCTGTGGGGGGCACTGCTGCACGGCGGTCGGCTCGTTGTCGTGCCGTTCTCGGTCTCGCGTTCGCCGGCGCAGTTCCTCGCGTTGCTGGTGCGTGAGCGGATCACGGTGCTGAACCAGACCCCCTCGGCCTTCTACCAGCTGGTGCGCGCCGACGAGCAGGCACCGCGGCTGTCCGCGCGGCTGGCGCTGCGCACGGTGGTCCTCGGCGGCGAAGCACTGGACCATGCGCGTCTCGACGGGTGGTACGCACGGCACGGCGCCAAGTCGCCGAGCCTGGTGAATATGTACGGGATCACCGAGACGACGGTCCACGCGAGCTGCCAGGAGCTGCCTGTGGAGTCCGGCTCGGCGCGGGCGTCGAGCGTGATCGGTCCGCCGTTGCCGGGCCTGGAGGCGTATGTGCTGGACGCGCGGCTGCGTCCGGTGCCGGTGGGCGTGGCGGGCGACCTCCATCTGGCGGGTGCCCAGCTCGCACACGGTTACCTGGGGCGTCCCGGCCTGACGGCGGAACGGTTCGTCGCCTGTCCGTTCGGGGAACCGGGCAGGCGCATGTACCGGACCGGGGACGTCGTCCGGTGGAACCGTGAGGGGCGTCTTGAGTACCTCGGGCGCTCCGACTCGCAGGTCAAGGTGCGGGGCTTCCGGATCGAGCCGGGCGAGGTGGAGGCGCGGCTCGCCGCCCATCCCACCGTCAGCGAGGCCGCCGTCGTGGTGCGTGAGGACTCCCCTGGCGACCGGCGTCTCGTCGGCTACACGACATCGGCCGGCGCTCTCGACATCGCTGAGCTGCGGGCGTGGGTGGCGGCGGCGTTGCCCACGCACATGGTGCCCGCTGCCTTCGTAGAGCTGGCCGCCCTCCCCCTCACGGTCAACGGAAAGCTCGACCGGGCGGCGCTGCCGGCCCCCGACTACACGGCAGCCCGCGACGACGCGCGCCGGAAGGCGTCCACGCCGGACGAGGAACTGCTGTGCACGACGTTCGCGCAGGTTCTCGGCGTCGACCGGGTGGGTGTCGACGACAACTTCTTCGAGCTGGGCGGCCACTCCCTGCTGGTGGTACAGCTGGTGGAGGCGTTGCGCGCCCAAGGGATACGGCTGGACGTCCGCGCCGTGTTCTCGTCACCGACCGCGGCCGGCCTCGCCCCGGCGCTCGGCACGCCGGGCTCCGAGACAGAAGTACCGCCGAACCTGGTGACACCCGGGACCGCGGCGATCACCCCGGAAATGCTGCCGTTGGTCGAGCTGACCCAGGGGGAGATCGACCGGGTGCTGGCCACCGTCCCGGAGGGGGCTGCGGACGTGCAGGACATCTATCCGCTGACCTCCCTCCAGGAGGGCATGCTCTTCCACCACGCCCTGGCGCAGGAGGGCGACCCGTACGTGATCTCCGGGCTGCTGGCCGTCGACTCGCGGGAAAGGCTCGACGCGTTCCTCGACGGACTGCGCAAGGCCGTCGAGCGTCACGACGTCCTACGGACCGCGGTGGTGTGGCGGGGACTTCCGCTGCCGGTCCAGGTGGTGCGGCGGCGCGCGGAGCTGCCGGTCCGGTGGCTCGAGCCGGGCTCGGCCGCGGACCTGGCGAGTGCGGTCGACGCGCGCCGGTACCGGATGGATCTCGAAGCGGCACCGCTGCTGCGGGTCTCCACCATGTTCGACGCGGAACACGGGCGCTGGCTCGTCTCGCTGCTGCTGCACCACCTGGTGGACGACAACACGTCGCTCCAGTTTCTGCTCGCCGAGATCGGCGCGCACATGGCGGGCACCGGCGGACGGCTGCCGGACCCCGTGCCGTACCGCACGGTGGTCGCCCGGTCTGTCCTCGACGCCCAGGAGGCGGAGCACGACGGGTTCTTCCGGCGGATGCTGGACGGGGTGACCGGGCCGACAGCACCGTTCGGCGTTCTGGACGTGCAGGGGCACGGCCTCGGCGTCGACGAAGCACGGACGTGGCTCGACACGGAGCTGGCCGCGCGCGTACGAGGGACGGCGCGAGCAGCGGGGGTTTCGCCGGCGACGCTGTTCCACGTCGCTTGGGGACGGGCCCTGGCTCGTACCACTGGCCAGGACGACGCGGTGTTCGGCACGGTGCTCTTCGGGCGGGGCGGCGCGGACGCGCAGCGAGGGATCGGCGCCTTCATCAACACGCTGCCGGTCCGGGTGGCGGCGGGCGCGCGAGACGCCGCTGCGTGCGTGCAAAGCACGCACCGGCTCCTGGCCGAGCTCATGCGCCACGAACACGCCTCGCTGGCACGGGCGCAGCAGTGCGGTGCGGTGGACGCCGGACTGCCGCTGTTCACGACCGTCCTCAACTACCGGCACGCCACGTCCGTCGTACTGGAACCGGGGGTGACGGAGTTAGTGCCGGGCGTCACGCTCCTGGCCGGCGAGGAGCGGACGAACTACCCGGTTTTCCTGTCGGTCGACGACTCCGCGGACGGCTTCCTGCTCGTCGCCCAGGCGCTCCCGTCGATCGGCACCGACTGGGTGCGCACAGCACTGGTCGAAGCCCTGCACCACGTGGTCTCGGAGCTGGAGTCCACACCGGATTCGCCGACACGAGATCACGCCCTGAAGACCACGGCGCCAGCCCTCCCCCCCTTGCCCGCCCCACGTGTCGGCCGGGTGACCCCGCCAGGCTCGGAGGCAGTCCTGTCCAAACTGTTCGCCGAGATACTCGACATACCCTCCGTCGGCGCCGACGATGACTTCTTCGCGCTGGGCGGGCATTCACTGCTCGCCCTGCGGCTGACCGGCAGGGTGCTGGCCGCGCTGGACATCGAGCTTCCGGTGCGGGCGCTGTTCGAGAACCCGACCGTTGCCGGGCTCGCCCGCCGGCTCAACCTCGCTTCGGAACAGCCACCCAAAGACAGTCCACTGCCGCACACTGAACCGCCCCGGGTTGGTCGGAGACTCTAG
- a CDS encoding MarR family winged helix-turn-helix transcriptional regulator, translated as MNEQLLNDEDVTLFGLFVEAYACIKPLVNRDMGIPDTWFEVLLRLGRTPGHRMRMTDLADAVSFSSGGFTRLADRIEREGLIRREPDPRDRRAALAVLTEQGGEALDKALTAHVSHLRSHVTSVLSAEDRSHFARILRTLRDANQ; from the coding sequence GTGAATGAGCAACTGCTGAATGACGAGGACGTGACCCTCTTCGGTCTGTTCGTGGAGGCCTACGCCTGCATCAAGCCACTGGTGAACCGCGATATGGGCATTCCCGACACCTGGTTCGAGGTACTGCTGCGACTGGGCCGCACACCCGGTCACCGGATGCGCATGACCGACCTGGCCGATGCCGTGTCCTTCAGCTCGGGCGGCTTCACCCGGCTCGCCGACCGCATCGAGAGGGAAGGGCTGATCCGCCGAGAGCCCGACCCCCGCGACCGGCGGGCGGCACTCGCCGTACTGACCGAGCAGGGCGGCGAAGCCCTCGACAAGGCGTTGACCGCCCATGTCTCCCACCTGCGCAGTCATGTCACGTCCGTGCTCTCAGCCGAAGACCGCTCCCACTTTGCACGCATCCTGCGCACACTCCGCGACGCCAACCAGTGA
- a CDS encoding Uma2 family endonuclease, producing MSVDAIVHTEFPEGYVVFFGTDGKIIMTPQSEEHSSTIKSMQYDTILSLGRHAKTPSDVYIDFPADENSAPDLAILREDARKEGKRYSFEDVLLISEVVSTSSARKDYDDCTAKYGRYGIPIYLVVDPYAGEVVLHTQPTANGYSTALKRAYGTGKLPVPLADGRTFTLDLDELPRPEPETDAH from the coding sequence ATGAGTGTCGACGCAATCGTGCACACCGAGTTCCCCGAAGGATACGTGGTCTTCTTCGGCACCGATGGAAAGATCATCATGACCCCGCAGAGCGAAGAGCACTCCAGCACGATCAAGTCGATGCAGTACGACACGATCCTGTCGCTCGGACGGCACGCGAAGACACCCTCGGACGTCTACATCGACTTCCCCGCCGACGAGAACTCCGCCCCCGACCTGGCCATCCTGCGCGAGGACGCGCGCAAGGAAGGCAAGCGCTACAGCTTCGAGGACGTCCTGCTGATCTCCGAGGTCGTCTCGACCTCATCCGCCCGCAAGGACTACGACGACTGCACCGCCAAGTACGGCCGCTACGGCATCCCGATCTACCTGGTCGTGGACCCCTACGCCGGGGAAGTCGTCCTGCACACCCAGCCCACCGCGAACGGGTACAGCACCGCGCTCAAGCGCGCGTACGGCACAGGCAAGCTCCCCGTCCCCTTGGCCGACGGCCGCACCTTCACCCTCGACCTCGACGAACTCCCCCGACCGGAGCCGGAAACCGACGCTCACTGA
- a CDS encoding ABC transporter substrate-binding protein — protein MTNLPSRRRLLATGAGAALSLGTLGTTASPASAASTKSATGSGSEETRTLDELYQDALAEGGKLVVYAGGDLANSGSGASARTAFRTRFPEIDLQLIVDYSKYHDVRIDNQFATDTLVPDVVQMQTLQDFTRWKREGRLLHYKPAGFSKLYKKFRDPDGAWISAQVIAFSYVYDIAAAGANAPRSPLDLIDPRWKGKVASSYPHDDDAVLYLYALYAEKYGWDWMAALAAQQPQFARGSFSPSTAINNKTAVVGLGTAGSATATTGIRMSLPDGHPFMAWGQRLAIFKQAANPTAAKLFLNWQISTERQTSNSWSVRADIAAPTGLHPVWEYPNANVDGFPRFMEDRAEAERLKQTFALYFGEVKGDPTPGWPGLHPGA, from the coding sequence GTGACCAACTTGCCCAGCCGACGACGACTTCTCGCCACCGGAGCGGGGGCTGCGCTCAGCCTCGGCACACTCGGCACCACCGCATCCCCCGCCTCGGCCGCTTCCACCAAGTCCGCGACCGGCAGCGGCTCCGAGGAGACCAGGACCCTCGACGAGCTGTACCAGGACGCCCTCGCCGAGGGCGGCAAGCTCGTGGTCTACGCGGGCGGCGACCTCGCCAACTCGGGCAGCGGTGCGAGCGCGCGCACCGCCTTCCGCACACGGTTCCCGGAGATAGACCTCCAGCTGATCGTGGACTACAGCAAGTACCACGATGTCCGGATCGACAACCAGTTCGCGACCGACACCCTCGTCCCCGACGTTGTCCAGATGCAGACACTGCAGGACTTCACCCGCTGGAAGCGCGAGGGCCGGCTGCTGCACTACAAGCCCGCCGGCTTCAGCAAGCTGTACAAGAAGTTCCGGGACCCTGACGGCGCCTGGATCTCTGCGCAGGTCATCGCCTTCAGTTACGTCTACGACATCGCGGCGGCCGGCGCGAACGCGCCTCGGTCCCCGCTGGACCTGATCGACCCGCGCTGGAAGGGCAAGGTCGCCTCCTCCTACCCGCACGACGACGATGCGGTCCTCTACCTCTACGCCCTCTACGCGGAGAAGTACGGCTGGGACTGGATGGCGGCTCTCGCCGCCCAGCAGCCGCAGTTCGCTCGTGGTTCGTTCTCGCCCAGCACCGCGATCAACAACAAGACGGCGGTCGTCGGTCTCGGTACCGCAGGCAGTGCGACAGCCACCACCGGGATCCGCATGAGCCTGCCCGACGGGCACCCCTTCATGGCCTGGGGCCAACGACTCGCGATCTTCAAGCAGGCCGCCAACCCGACAGCGGCCAAGCTCTTCCTGAACTGGCAGATCTCCACCGAACGCCAGACTTCCAACAGCTGGTCGGTGCGTGCGGACATCGCCGCACCCACCGGCCTCCATCCCGTCTGGGAGTACCCCAACGCCAACGTGGACGGCTTCCCCCGCTTCATGGAAGACCGTGCCGAAGCCGAGCGGCTCAAGCAGACCTTCGCCCTGTACTTCGGCGAGGTCAAGGGCGACCCCACACCCGGTTGGCCCGGTCTGCACCCGGGGGCCTGA
- a CDS encoding FadR/GntR family transcriptional regulator, with amino-acid sequence MTSRGRAEIVVHFLTMHQRVVDELGRRIVSGEWEPGDSLPVEDALAAEIGVSRGVLREAVKTLVAKGMLHVRPRTGTRVLPPEHWNHLDRDVLRWKQAEDATALLRDTSELRRIVEPEAARLAADRAGPDDVRVLYEALAAMEAGAANPGRSGYVEADIAFHRTLLDAGGNRLLGSLGRAVDIALEHSFLLSTQTPGAVEASLPRHRAIVEAVEARDPAAAATAVLAIIEAAEQEIAQSPGLPGDVV; translated from the coding sequence ATGACGTCCAGGGGTAGAGCGGAGATCGTGGTGCACTTCCTGACCATGCACCAGCGCGTGGTCGACGAGCTCGGGCGACGCATCGTGAGCGGGGAGTGGGAGCCGGGGGACTCGTTGCCGGTCGAGGACGCGCTCGCGGCCGAGATCGGCGTCAGCCGCGGCGTGTTGCGGGAGGCGGTCAAGACACTGGTGGCCAAGGGGATGCTGCACGTACGCCCGCGCACCGGTACGCGCGTGCTGCCCCCGGAGCACTGGAACCACCTGGACCGTGACGTGCTGCGCTGGAAACAGGCCGAGGACGCGACGGCTCTGCTGCGTGATACGAGTGAACTGCGCCGGATCGTCGAGCCCGAGGCGGCCCGGCTCGCCGCCGACCGAGCCGGCCCGGACGATGTACGAGTCCTGTACGAGGCCCTGGCGGCCATGGAGGCCGGGGCGGCGAATCCCGGCCGCAGCGGATATGTCGAGGCAGACATCGCCTTCCACCGGACCCTGCTCGACGCCGGGGGCAACCGTCTCCTCGGATCACTGGGCCGCGCTGTCGACATCGCGCTGGAACACAGCTTCCTCCTCAGCACGCAGACCCCCGGTGCAGTGGAAGCCTCGCTGCCGCGCCACCGCGCCATCGTGGAAGCCGTCGAGGCTCGCGACCCCGCAGCCGCGGCCACCGCCGTACTGGCCATCATCGAAGCCGCCGAACAAGAGATCGCCCAGTCACCCGGACTGCCGGGCGACGTCGTATGA
- a CDS encoding MBL fold metallo-hydrolase, giving the protein MSTLSFKVLDLDFPAGSKNKTATLVTGENEALLVDAGFTRADGHRLAAEILDSGKKLTTVFVSHADPDFYFGAEVIADAFPDATFVATPIVIEHIQHSYEGKLKAWAALGPNLPTRLVDLTPLTGDLTLEGHRFELKGGPAALPDRHYLWQAEHRALLGGVLLFQQEHVWVADTPTPGDRAAWIDLLDEMAALDPQLVVPGHRLPGTAADASAISATRDYLVAFEEELGQASDGATLTEALVKRYPDNGMLIAAQIGAKVAKGEMKWG; this is encoded by the coding sequence ATGAGCACTCTTTCCTTCAAGGTCCTCGACCTCGACTTCCCGGCCGGCAGCAAGAACAAGACCGCCACCCTCGTCACCGGCGAGAACGAGGCACTGCTGGTCGACGCCGGCTTCACCCGCGCCGACGGCCACCGCCTCGCCGCCGAGATCCTCGACTCCGGCAAGAAGCTCACCACCGTCTTCGTCAGCCACGCCGACCCCGACTTCTACTTCGGCGCCGAAGTGATCGCCGACGCCTTCCCCGACGCGACGTTCGTCGCCACTCCGATCGTCATCGAGCACATCCAGCACTCCTACGAGGGCAAGCTCAAGGCGTGGGCCGCGCTCGGCCCGAACCTGCCCACCCGCCTGGTCGACCTCACCCCGCTCACCGGCGACCTCACCCTGGAGGGCCACCGCTTCGAGCTCAAGGGCGGCCCGGCCGCGCTGCCCGACCGCCACTACCTGTGGCAGGCCGAGCACCGCGCCCTCCTCGGCGGCGTCCTGCTCTTCCAGCAGGAGCACGTCTGGGTCGCCGACACCCCCACCCCGGGTGACCGTGCCGCGTGGATCGACCTGCTCGACGAGATGGCCGCGCTCGACCCGCAGCTCGTCGTGCCGGGTCACCGTCTGCCCGGTACGGCGGCGGACGCGTCCGCCATCTCCGCCACCCGCGACTACCTCGTCGCCTTCGAGGAGGAGCTCGGCCAGGCGTCCGACGGCGCCACGCTGACCGAGGCGCTGGTCAAGCGCTACCCCGACAACGGCATGCTGATCGCCGCCCAGATCGGCGCGAAGGTGGCCAAGGGCGAGATGAAGTGGGGCTGA
- a CDS encoding integrase core domain-containing protein, translating into MGDVTAFGGTGLAAGQPPRQHSDAGSQGGFKLGEHLDRDGIAASIGSVGDAYANALMESTIGLYKTELIKPQRPWKNLAGVELATVEWIDWYNFRRLHSEIGHVPPTEYEASYHQKTQKPQVTTTI; encoded by the coding sequence GTGGGCGACGTCACGGCGTTCGGCGGGACGGGCCTGGCGGCGGGTCAGCCGCCTCGTCAGCACTCGGATGCCGGTTCGCAAGGCGGATTCAAGCTCGGCGAGCACCTGGACCGCGACGGCATCGCGGCCTCCATCGGCTCGGTCGGCGACGCATACGCCAACGCGCTGATGGAATCGACGATCGGCCTTTACAAGACCGAACTCATCAAGCCCCAACGACCCTGGAAGAACCTGGCCGGGGTCGAGTTGGCCACCGTTGAATGGATCGACTGGTACAACTTCCGCCGCCTGCACAGTGAGATAGGCCACGTCCCACCCACCGAATACGAAGCCAGCTACCACCAGAAAACCCAGAAACCCCAGGTCACAACCACAATCTAG
- a CDS encoding alpha/beta fold hydrolase yields MKPTVVLVHGAMHTPWVFGPLSDRLTARGVDSRAVPLPSSHPDSALTQGLTEDVAVIRATVDSLQGPVVLAAHSYGGVPATWAAAETGQVAELVYMAAFALEPGSSMMEWMGGDFPPNWIHSPDGLAVKAGDVEQAIFSGVDPDLTAQAVKRLNWQGMRAFTETLGAAPATTPLTYIVATQDPSLPPAVQEQWAARAAHSVQVPSGHSPHLSHPDDVAAMLAEAVARAAERA; encoded by the coding sequence ATGAAACCGACCGTCGTGCTGGTGCACGGAGCGATGCACACCCCGTGGGTCTTCGGTCCCCTGAGCGATCGCCTTACCGCCCGGGGGGTCGACTCTCGGGCTGTGCCTCTGCCCAGCAGCCATCCCGACAGCGCTCTCACCCAAGGCCTCACGGAGGACGTGGCGGTGATTCGTGCCACTGTTGACTCCCTCCAGGGGCCTGTGGTGCTGGCCGCGCATTCCTACGGCGGTGTTCCCGCCACCTGGGCGGCGGCCGAGACGGGCCAGGTCGCAGAGCTGGTCTACATGGCCGCGTTCGCGCTGGAACCGGGCAGCTCGATGATGGAATGGATGGGCGGCGATTTCCCGCCCAACTGGATCCACTCGCCCGACGGACTCGCCGTCAAGGCAGGTGACGTCGAGCAGGCCATCTTCAGCGGTGTCGACCCCGACCTGACCGCCCAGGCCGTCAAACGGCTCAACTGGCAAGGAATGCGCGCCTTCACGGAAACGCTCGGCGCCGCCCCCGCCACCACACCACTCACCTACATCGTGGCAACACAGGACCCCTCCTTGCCGCCGGCCGTGCAGGAACAGTGGGCCGCCCGCGCCGCCCACAGCGTGCAGGTGCCCTCGGGGCATTCCCCGCACCTGTCCCACCCCGACGATGTCGCCGCGATGCTCGCCGAGGCGGTCGCACGGGCCGCGGAACGCGCCTGA
- a CDS encoding nuclear transport factor 2 family protein — translation MTEFATSTAPADVVRRQYLASAAGDLEALRATLAPDVEWTEMAGFPLAGTYRTPDGVTAGVMEKLGQDWDGWSAHDDTYVVDGENVVVLARYTATNKATGKPIAVRVAHHFVVRGGLIVRFEQFVDTALVRDAMND, via the coding sequence ATGACCGAGTTCGCTACGTCCACCGCCCCCGCCGATGTCGTACGGCGTCAGTACCTGGCGTCTGCGGCAGGTGACCTGGAGGCCCTTCGGGCCACCCTCGCCCCCGACGTCGAGTGGACGGAGATGGCCGGCTTCCCCCTCGCCGGCACCTACCGGACCCCCGACGGCGTCACCGCCGGCGTGATGGAGAAGCTCGGCCAGGACTGGGACGGCTGGAGCGCCCACGACGACACCTACGTCGTCGACGGCGAGAACGTCGTGGTCCTCGCCCGCTACACCGCGACCAACAAGGCGACCGGGAAGCCGATCGCCGTCCGCGTCGCCCATCACTTCGTGGTCCGCGGCGGACTCATCGTGCGCTTCGAGCAGTTCGTCGACACCGCGCTCGTCCGCGACGCGATGAACGACTGA